The following proteins come from a genomic window of Aspergillus luchuensis IFO 4308 DNA, chromosome 3, nearly complete sequence:
- a CDS encoding blue light-inducible protein Bli-3 (COG:S;~EggNog:ENOG410PNB9;~InterPro:IPR012349,IPR038725;~PFAM:PF01243,PF16242), protein MSTTIPTTSGTQPLDPYKAKSLDEDIPLSQKITDLSTFITEQKFGMLTTKSSDDDLLTSRCMALAGKEKGDTTLIFHTNLFSHKTMDLTAHPTETNMSFLDPISGSWASISGTASIVADKETVKKYYSPALQAWLGDLGDGVHDGGPEDPRIGVIKLEAKTAVYAVSRKGVIGRAVETVKSVARGDVPAVNSIREVGRAEFDEWRRTHPE, encoded by the exons ATGTCCACCAcaatccccaccaccagcggcaCGCAGCCCCTGGACCCCTACAAAGCCAAATCCCTCGACGAGGACATCCCACTCTCTCAAAAGATCACCGACCTGTCCACCTTCATCACAGAACAGAAATTCGGCATGTTGACGACAAAGTCCTCGGACGATGATCTGCTCACGAGTCGGTGTATGGCTCTTGCTGGGAAG GAAAAAGGCGACACGACCCTAATCTTCCACACGAACCTCTTCAGCCACAAAACCATGGACCTAACCGCCCACCCCACCGAGACCAACATGTCCTTCCTGGACCCCATCAGCGGGTCCTGGGCATCTATCTCCGGCACGGCGAGTATCGTGGCGGATAAGGAGACCGTCAAGAAGTATTATTCGCCGGCGTTGCAGGCGTGGCTGGGTGATTTGGGCGATGGAGTGCATGATGGTGGGCCGGAGGATCCGCGGATCGGGGTGATTAAGCTGGAGGCGAAGACGGCAGTGTATGCGGTGTCGAGGAAGGGGGTTATTGGACGGGCCGTGGAGACGGTGAAGAGTGTGGCCAGGGGGGATGTGCCGGCTGTTAATAGTATTagggaggtggggagggccGAGTTTGATGAGT GGAGACGGACGCATCCTGAGTAA